A part of Cryptococcus neoformans var. grubii H99 chromosome 6, complete sequence genomic DNA contains:
- a CDS encoding CMGC/MAPK protein kinase, whose amino-acid sequence MSTSTCRHAPDDKLVNDPNAAANAGQVQERTTKGSSSSAPRKVRFNVGNNYHVVDVIGEGAYGVVASAVHRPSGSKVAIKKIAPFDHSMFALRTLRELKLLKYFAEEGVSENIISVLDIVKPPSYDTFKEVYLVQELLETDLHRVIRTQDLSDDHCQYFLYQTCRALKALHSAEIIHRDLKPSNLLLNANCDLKVCDFGLARSTQTAFPAEGNNQGFMTEYVATRWYRAPEVMLSFRMYTKSIDVWSVGCILAEMLSGKPLFPGKDYHNQLALILDVLGTPTIDEFHAITSKRSKDYIRSLPFRKKRTFESIYPNANPLAIDFLRKTLTFDPRKRYTVEQCLAHPYLDAYHDPEDEPSAKPLPPSFFEFDMVKDDISREELKRLLHEEIMGFRPVLEG is encoded by the exons ATGTCAACGTCCACTTGCCGCCATGCCCCAGACGACAAGCTCGTCAATGACCCCAACGCAGCTGCAAACGCTGGCCAGGTGCAGGAACGTACGACCAAGggatcttcttcctctgctccTCGCAAAGTCAGGTTCAACGTCG GAAACAACTACCACGTAGTCGATGTCATCGGCGAAGGCGCCTATGGGGTGGTCGCGTCCGCCGTCCACCGTCCATCAGGTAGCAAAGTAGCtatcaagaagattgcACCGTTTGATCATTCAATGTTTGCGTTGAGGACATTGAGAGAGCTGAAGCTGTTGAAGTACTTTGCGGAGGAGGGTGTTAGTGAGAAT ATTATCTCAGTGCTGGATATCGTCAAACCACCTTCTTACGACACTTTCAAAGAAG TTTATCTTGTCCAAGAACTTCTCGAAACAGACCTTCATCGCGTGATCCGAACCCAAGACTTGAGTGACGACCACTGTCAATATTTCTTATACCAAACATGTAGAGCTTTGAAAGCTTTGCATTCTGCTGAAA TCATCCACCGAGACTTGAAACCATCAAACCTCTTGTTAAACGCCAATTGTGATCTCAAAGTATGCGATTTTGGACTCGCACGGTCGACACAAACCGCTTTCCCGGCGGAGGGCAATAACCAGGGATTCATGACTGAAT ATGTTGCAACAAGGTGGTATAGAGCACCAGAAGTTATGCTTTCGTTTAGAATGTACACCAAGTCAATCGACGTATGGTCAGTGGGATGTATACTCGCAGAGATGTTGAGTGGAAAACCCCTTTTCCCGGGGAAAGATTA CCACAACCAACTCGCCCTCATCCTTGATGTGTTGGGTACACCTACTATCGATGAATTTCATGCCATCACTTCAAAGAGGTCAAAAGATTATATTCGATCTTTACC ATTccgaaagaagaggacatTTGAAAGTATTTACCCAAACGCGAATCCGCTCGCTATCGATTTCTTGAGAAAAACCCTTACTT TCGATCCCCGCAAACGCTACACAGTCGAACAATGTCTCGCCCACCCTTACCTCGACGCCTACCACGATCCGGAAGACGAACCGTCCGCGAAACCGCTCCCGCCCTCGTTCTTTGAGTTTGATATGGTGAAAGATGATATTTCGAgggaagagttgaagagGCTGTTGCATGAGGAGATTATGGGGTTTCGTCCGGTTTTGGAGGGGTAG